The Sphingomonas alpina genome has a segment encoding these proteins:
- a CDS encoding peptidylprolyl isomerase gives MLSLIRRLINSKVGLIITFAFLAIIGLAFAATDINGLNSAATPTGDTVATIGKRKLTETELRSRVQSEMENARQQQPGLDMISFVNNGGLDGSLNRTIDGLALEQYGLAQGMVVSKRAIDGQIASFPSLQSLDGKFNQKLYEQLLAQQRLTDQQVRADIARSIIGQQLMAQMGRANPVPLQLALPYASLLLEKREGQVGFIPTRAMAEGAPPTDAEVATFYKRNIARYTVPERRVIRYAIVTHDQLKGSTTPTEAEVAAAYQAQRAKYAPTEKRTLVQVILADQASANALAAKVKAGTPIETAARAAGLEPATLTAVEKATYAGQSSAALADAAFAAAKGAVVGPLRSALGFAVVRVDAIEQVAGKTLEQAKPELIAALTKDKTARALSAMHDTIDEAIADKATFAEVVADQKLTAQVTPALLSDGRNPDDATVKAAPDFLPVVAAAFAAEQGDSPQLVPMDQEGGFAIVGLDRVVPATAPALAQIRPAIARDFAIDRARVAARKISADIVAKINKGTPIAQAFAQSGVKAPPIQPINASRAQLASAGRNVPAPLALMFSMTEKTGKLLELGNNEGWAIVYLNHIERGNAANQPNIVQATRADLGKVLSNEYAEQFVGAIRRQVGVKKNDKAIATVRAALTGQGGAN, from the coding sequence ATGCTCAGCCTTATCCGCCGCCTGATCAATTCAAAGGTCGGCCTGATCATCACCTTCGCCTTTCTCGCGATCATCGGGCTGGCGTTCGCGGCGACCGACATCAATGGGCTCAATTCGGCGGCGACGCCGACCGGCGATACCGTGGCGACGATCGGAAAGCGGAAGCTTACCGAGACCGAACTCAGGTCACGCGTACAAAGCGAAATGGAGAATGCCCGCCAGCAGCAACCCGGCCTGGACATGATCAGCTTCGTCAACAACGGCGGACTCGACGGCAGTCTGAATCGTACGATCGATGGCTTGGCGCTCGAGCAATACGGCCTGGCTCAAGGCATGGTGGTGAGCAAGCGTGCGATCGATGGTCAGATCGCAAGCTTTCCTTCGCTGCAAAGCCTGGACGGCAAGTTCAACCAGAAACTCTATGAGCAATTGCTCGCCCAGCAGCGGCTGACCGACCAGCAGGTGCGCGCCGATATCGCACGGTCGATAATCGGGCAGCAGCTCATGGCGCAGATGGGTCGCGCCAATCCGGTGCCGCTGCAACTTGCTTTGCCCTATGCTTCGTTGCTGCTCGAAAAGCGCGAGGGTCAGGTCGGCTTCATTCCGACCCGCGCGATGGCCGAGGGCGCGCCGCCGACCGATGCCGAGGTCGCGACCTTCTACAAGCGCAACATCGCCCGTTACACCGTCCCCGAACGACGCGTGATCCGCTACGCCATCGTCACCCATGACCAGCTCAAGGGATCCACGACGCCGACGGAGGCAGAGGTCGCCGCCGCTTATCAGGCGCAACGCGCCAAATATGCGCCGACCGAGAAACGCACGCTCGTCCAGGTCATCCTCGCCGACCAGGCATCGGCCAACGCCCTTGCCGCCAAGGTGAAGGCAGGCACACCGATCGAAACCGCCGCGCGTGCCGCCGGGCTTGAGCCGGCCACGCTGACCGCGGTTGAGAAGGCCACTTATGCTGGGCAAAGCTCAGCCGCTCTTGCCGACGCGGCTTTCGCCGCCGCCAAGGGCGCGGTCGTCGGACCGTTGCGTTCGGCGCTCGGCTTCGCGGTCGTCCGCGTCGATGCTATCGAGCAGGTCGCGGGCAAGACGCTGGAACAGGCCAAGCCCGAACTCATCGCCGCGCTGACCAAGGACAAGACCGCCCGGGCGCTCAGTGCGATGCATGATACAATCGACGAGGCGATCGCCGACAAGGCGACCTTTGCCGAGGTCGTTGCCGATCAGAAGCTGACCGCGCAGGTCACTCCTGCATTGCTGTCGGACGGACGCAACCCCGATGACGCGACGGTCAAGGCGGCCCCGGATTTCCTGCCGGTGGTCGCCGCAGCCTTCGCCGCGGAACAGGGCGACAGCCCACAATTGGTACCGATGGACCAGGAAGGCGGCTTTGCAATCGTCGGCCTGGATCGCGTCGTTCCGGCGACCGCACCAGCGCTGGCGCAGATTCGCCCGGCCATCGCGCGTGACTTCGCGATCGACCGCGCCCGGGTCGCCGCACGGAAGATCTCCGCCGATATCGTCGCCAAGATCAACAAGGGCACGCCGATCGCGCAGGCCTTTGCGCAAAGCGGTGTGAAGGCGCCCCCGATCCAGCCGATCAACGCCTCGCGCGCGCAGCTGGCCAGTGCCGGCCGCAATGTCCCGGCTCCGCTCGCCTTGATGTTCAGCATGACGGAAAAGACCGGCAAGCTGCTCGAACTGGGCAATAACGAAGGCTGGGCGATCGTCTATCTGAACCATATCGAACGCGGTAATGCCGCGAACCAACCGAACATCGTCCAGGCGACCCGCGCCGATCTCGGCAAGGTGCTCAGCAATGAATATGCCGAGCAGTTCGTCGGGGCCATACGCCGCCAGGTCGGCGTGAAGAAGAACGACAAGGCGATCGCCACGGTCCGGGCGGCGCTGACCGGCCAGGGCGGCGCCAATTAA
- the trpE gene encoding anthranilate synthase component I — protein MGSGSGSDPAGALAAGRPALVWRRQIADTETPVAAALKLIEPGRGDFLLESVEGGAIRGRHSLIGLAPDLVFRAEGNRAEINRHWLTDRDDFVACDAPTLDALRALVADCRMDHVPAELPRALACLVGYFGYETVRLVEKLPRPDADPLGLPDMMFVRPTIVLIFDRLADALFIVAPVWPDAARDPAAIIAEAEERIDMVAARLASAGLPPPARALDLPEVTLDPVLPSGRYGEMVARAKDYIVAGDIFQVVLAQRFTLPFALPPIELYRALRRINPSPFLYHLDLPGFALTGSSPEILVRVRDGEVTIRPIAGTRPRGKTAGEDQNNRSDLLADPKERAEHLMLLDLGRNDVGRVADAGTVTVTDSYTVEFYSHVMHIVSNVVGRLGKDHDAIDALLAGFPAGTVSGAPKVRACEIIAELESEKRGAYAGGVGYFSPDGSMDSCIVLRTAIVKDGMMHVQAGAGIVADSDPAYEQRECEAKAGALLAAAREAIARASEAGFGQ, from the coding sequence GTGGGGTCCGGCAGCGGGTCCGATCCTGCCGGCGCGCTCGCAGCGGGCCGACCGGCTTTGGTGTGGCGCCGGCAGATCGCCGACACCGAAACGCCGGTCGCCGCCGCGCTCAAGCTGATCGAGCCGGGGCGCGGTGACTTCCTGCTCGAATCGGTCGAGGGCGGCGCGATCCGCGGCCGGCACAGCCTGATCGGCCTCGCCCCCGATCTCGTCTTCCGCGCGGAAGGGAACCGGGCGGAGATCAACCGCCATTGGCTCACCGATCGCGACGATTTCGTCGCCTGCGATGCTCCCACGCTCGATGCGTTGCGCGCGCTGGTCGCCGATTGCCGCATGGACCATGTGCCGGCCGAACTGCCGCGCGCGCTTGCCTGCCTGGTCGGCTATTTCGGCTATGAGACCGTACGACTGGTGGAGAAGCTTCCGCGCCCCGACGCCGACCCGCTCGGTCTGCCCGACATGATGTTCGTGCGCCCGACCATCGTGCTGATCTTCGACCGGCTGGCCGATGCCCTGTTTATCGTCGCGCCGGTCTGGCCCGATGCCGCGCGCGATCCCGCGGCGATCATCGCCGAGGCCGAGGAGCGGATCGACATGGTCGCCGCGCGCCTGGCCAGTGCCGGACTGCCGCCCCCGGCGCGCGCGCTCGACCTGCCCGAGGTCACGCTCGACCCGGTCCTGCCGTCCGGCCGCTATGGCGAGATGGTTGCCCGGGCGAAGGATTATATCGTCGCAGGCGACATCTTTCAGGTCGTCCTCGCGCAGCGCTTCACTTTGCCCTTCGCGCTGCCGCCGATCGAACTGTACCGGGCGCTGCGCCGTATCAACCCCTCTCCCTTTCTCTATCATCTCGACCTGCCCGGTTTCGCATTGACCGGCTCCAGCCCCGAAATCCTCGTCCGCGTCCGCGATGGTGAGGTTACCATTCGCCCGATCGCCGGCACCCGGCCACGCGGAAAAACCGCCGGGGAAGACCAGAACAACCGCAGCGACCTGCTCGCCGACCCCAAGGAACGCGCAGAGCATCTGATGCTGCTCGATCTTGGCCGAAACGATGTCGGCCGCGTCGCGGATGCCGGGACGGTCACCGTTACCGACAGCTACACCGTCGAATTCTACAGCCATGTCATGCACATCGTCTCGAACGTGGTCGGGCGACTGGGCAAGGATCACGACGCGATCGACGCGCTCCTTGCCGGCTTCCCCGCCGGCACGGTCAGCGGCGCGCCGAAGGTCCGCGCGTGCGAGATCATCGCCGAGCTCGAATCGGAGAAGCGCGGCGCCTATGCGGGCGGCGTGGGCTATTTTTCACCCGACGGCTCGATGGACAGCTGTATCGTGCTCAGAACGGCGATCGTGAAGGACGGCATGATGCACGTGCAGGCTGGAGCCGGCATCGTCGCCGACAGCGACCCGGCCTATGAGCAGCGAGAATGCGAGGCCAAGGCCGGCGCCCTGCTTGCGGCTGCCCGCGAAGCGATCGCGCGCGCCAGCGAGGCTGGCTTCGGCCAATAG
- a CDS encoding anthranilate synthase component II, which translates to MILVIDNYDSFTWNLVHYLMELGAEVKVVRNDTLTARDAIASNAQAFLISPGPCTPNEAGISLDLVAACAEAHKPLLGVCLGHQAIGQHFGGRVVRGGLMHGKTSPVSHDGTGLFKGLPSPFTATRYHSLIVEDTPDGLLVNATASDGSVMGVRHATLPIHGVQFHPESIATEHGHALLANFLRLAGITVKALA; encoded by the coding sequence ATGATCCTGGTCATCGACAATTATGACAGCTTCACCTGGAACCTGGTCCATTATCTGATGGAGTTGGGTGCCGAGGTGAAGGTCGTGCGCAACGATACGCTCACCGCCCGCGATGCGATTGCAAGCAATGCCCAGGCGTTTCTGATCTCGCCCGGCCCCTGCACGCCCAATGAGGCGGGGATCAGCCTCGATCTGGTCGCGGCCTGCGCCGAGGCGCACAAGCCCCTGCTCGGCGTATGCCTGGGTCACCAGGCGATCGGCCAGCATTTTGGCGGACGAGTCGTCCGCGGCGGATTGATGCACGGCAAGACCTCGCCTGTCAGCCATGACGGCACCGGCCTGTTCAAAGGACTGCCCAGCCCGTTCACTGCCACGCGCTATCATTCGCTGATCGTCGAGGACACGCCCGACGGCCTGCTCGTCAACGCCACCGCCAGCGACGGATCGGTGATGGGCGTCCGCCATGCCACGCTGCCAATCCACGGGGTCCAGTTCCACCCCGAGAGCATCGCCACCGAACACGGCCATGCCCTGCTCGCCAACTTCCTGCGGCTGGCCGGCATCACGGTAAAGGCGCTGGCGTGA
- the trpD gene encoding anthranilate phosphoribosyltransferase, producing the protein MTAVVLLPDPSSPLSHESAAQAFADILDARTSEEAVADFLIALTERGETSIEIAEAARALRARLIPIAAPAGAVDVCGTGGDGHHTLNVSTAVSLVVAACGIPVAKHGNRAASSKAGAADTLEMLGLDMERAGRLAEGSLRDIGIAFLFAGNHHPAMKRITPIRKKIGRRTIFNLMGPLANPARVGRQLIGIARPDYVPLYAGALEQLGTEAALVVSGEEGLDELSGAGPSIAVSVGSLNMPARIAPEDAGLPRHSIAAIHGGDPAYNAAALRRLLAGETGGYRDAVLLNTAAALMVAGHSDTLTDGADAAREAIDSGLANALLDRWIAYS; encoded by the coding sequence GTGACCGCCGTCGTCCTGCTGCCCGATCCCAGCTCACCGCTGTCGCACGAATCCGCAGCACAAGCCTTTGCCGACATTCTCGATGCGCGGACTTCGGAAGAGGCTGTGGCCGACTTTCTTATCGCGCTCACCGAACGCGGTGAGACCAGCATCGAGATCGCCGAGGCCGCCCGCGCGCTGCGCGCCCGCCTGATCCCGATCGCTGCGCCAGCCGGGGCAGTCGATGTCTGCGGCACCGGCGGCGATGGGCACCATACGCTCAACGTCTCGACCGCCGTGTCGCTGGTCGTCGCGGCGTGCGGCATCCCGGTCGCCAAGCACGGCAACCGTGCCGCCTCCAGCAAGGCCGGCGCCGCAGACACGCTCGAAATGCTCGGCCTCGACATGGAGCGCGCCGGGCGCTTGGCCGAAGGGAGCCTGCGCGACATCGGCATCGCCTTCCTGTTCGCGGGCAATCACCATCCGGCGATGAAGCGCATCACTCCGATCCGCAAGAAGATCGGTCGCCGCACCATCTTCAATCTGATGGGCCCACTCGCCAATCCCGCGCGGGTCGGGCGTCAGCTGATCGGTATCGCCCGCCCCGACTACGTCCCGCTTTATGCCGGGGCGCTCGAACAACTCGGCACCGAGGCTGCGCTGGTGGTTTCCGGTGAGGAAGGGCTCGACGAACTGTCCGGCGCCGGCCCAAGCATCGCCGTCAGCGTCGGCAGCCTGAACATGCCGGCCCGTATCGCGCCAGAAGATGCAGGCCTGCCGCGTCACTCGATCGCCGCGATCCATGGCGGCGACCCGGCCTATAATGCCGCAGCGTTGCGTCGCCTGCTTGCCGGCGAGACTGGCGGCTATCGCGACGCCGTATTGCTCAACACTGCCGCCGCGCTGATGGTCGCGGGCCATAGCGACACGCTGACCGACGGCGCGGACGCCGCTCGCGAGGCAATCGATTCCGGCCTGGCCAACGCACTGCTCGATCGCTGGATCGCTTATTCATGA
- the trpC gene encoding indole-3-glycerol phosphate synthase TrpC → MTDILDRILETKRAEVTARKATTPLADLDARIAEQTPPRGFRAALDAKAAAGHALIAEIKKASPSKGLIREDFDPPAHARAYQAGGAACLSVLTDETWFQGADSYLTAARGACTLPVLRKDFMVDAWQVPEARAIGADAILLIMAALDDTLLAEIEVAALECGMDVLVEVHDAKELDRAMKLKSRLIGVNNRNLRDFTVDFARTYELVSKAPAGCTFVAESGLTTRADLDAMAERGVKCFLIGEALMRQHDVEAATRALIG, encoded by the coding sequence ATGACCGATATTCTCGACCGCATCCTCGAAACCAAGCGGGCTGAGGTCACCGCACGCAAGGCGACCACGCCGCTGGCGGATCTCGATGCGCGGATCGCCGAACAAACGCCGCCGCGTGGTTTTCGTGCCGCGCTCGACGCAAAGGCCGCGGCCGGTCATGCGCTGATCGCCGAGATCAAGAAGGCCAGCCCGTCCAAGGGGCTGATCCGCGAAGACTTCGACCCACCCGCTCATGCTCGCGCCTATCAAGCCGGTGGCGCGGCTTGCCTGTCAGTGCTGACCGACGAGACCTGGTTCCAGGGTGCCGATTCCTACCTGACCGCGGCGCGCGGCGCCTGTACCCTGCCGGTGCTTCGCAAGGATTTCATGGTCGATGCATGGCAAGTGCCGGAGGCACGCGCGATCGGCGCCGATGCGATCCTGCTGATCATGGCCGCGCTCGACGACACATTGCTTGCGGAAATCGAAGTTGCGGCATTGGAATGCGGCATGGATGTGCTGGTCGAAGTTCATGACGCAAAGGAACTCGACCGCGCGATGAAGCTTAAATCCCGGCTGATCGGCGTCAATAACCGCAACCTGCGGGACTTCACGGTCGATTTCGCCCGCACCTACGAACTGGTGTCGAAAGCGCCCGCCGGCTGTACTTTCGTCGCCGAAAGCGGGTTGACCACGCGCGCCGATCTCGATGCAATGGCCGAACGCGGCGTCAAATGCTTCCTGATTGGCGAGGCGCTGATGCGCCAGCACGATGTCGAGGCCGCGACCAGGGCGCTGATCGGGTGA
- the moaC gene encoding cyclic pyranopterin monophosphate synthase MoaC — translation MTGLTHLDEAGAARMVDVSAKPVTAREAIATGRITMSPAAVSAIRDGAAAKGDVLAVARVAGIMAAKHTSDLIPLCHPLPLSRVTIELKIDESGVEAIATTTTDGKTGVEMEALTAVSIALLTIYDMAKAIDKAMIIDSVRLLSKTGGKSGNWSA, via the coding sequence GTGACCGGGCTGACTCATCTCGATGAAGCCGGAGCCGCGCGGATGGTCGATGTTTCAGCCAAGCCTGTCACGGCGCGCGAGGCGATCGCCACCGGACGCATCACCATGTCCCCCGCCGCGGTCAGCGCGATTCGCGACGGCGCGGCCGCCAAGGGCGATGTGCTCGCGGTCGCGCGGGTCGCCGGCATCATGGCGGCCAAGCACACCAGCGACCTGATCCCGCTCTGCCATCCACTGCCATTGTCGCGCGTCACGATCGAGTTGAAGATCGACGAAAGCGGCGTCGAGGCCATCGCCACCACCACGACCGACGGCAAGACCGGCGTCGAGATGGAAGCACTCACCGCCGTCTCCATCGCGCTGCTGACGATCTACGACATGGCCAAGGCGATCGATAAGGCGATGATCATCGACAGTGTGCGCTTATTGTCGAAGACCGGCGGCAAATCCGGCAACTGGTCGGCCTGA
- a CDS encoding molybdopterin molybdotransferase MoeA, whose product MIPKPLLPVTEAQSRLLALVARVPSETQPLRSAAGRWAATDILARRTQPSTDLSAMDGYAIRFGDLPGPFALIGESAAGRPFFGIVGTGETVRIFTGAAMPNGADTVMVQEEAGRDGDIINLTGEGPHRLGGNMRGKGLDFSTGDVLVRHGERLTAARIALAATAGHGTLAVNRPIRVAIAATGDELVPPGGQITGADLPEGNGAMLVALLADLPVETIDLGILPDRLDVMTAAFGQVDADILVTTGGASVGDHDLVRPALEAAGGSVDFWRIALRPGKPMMAGRIGETVVLGLPGNPVSAFVTAMLFLRPLIAAMAGAANPLPVTTTATLGEPLPANDHRQDYLRAESRDGRVFASTIQDSSMLLTLARADCLIVRPPHAHAAAAGDMVQVLRIA is encoded by the coding sequence ATGATTCCCAAGCCCCTTCTCCCCGTCACCGAGGCTCAGTCGCGACTCCTCGCGCTCGTCGCCCGGGTCCCCAGCGAGACGCAGCCGTTGCGCAGCGCGGCTGGCCGCTGGGCTGCCACCGATATCCTTGCACGGCGCACCCAGCCCTCCACCGATCTCTCGGCGATGGACGGCTATGCGATCCGCTTCGGCGACCTGCCAGGCCCCTTCGCGCTGATTGGGGAAAGTGCCGCTGGCCGCCCCTTTTTCGGAATCGTCGGTACTGGCGAAACCGTCCGCATCTTCACCGGCGCGGCCATGCCCAACGGCGCGGACACGGTAATGGTTCAGGAGGAAGCCGGTCGTGACGGGGACATCATCAACCTGACCGGCGAAGGGCCGCACAGGCTGGGTGGCAATATGCGCGGCAAGGGCCTGGATTTCTCAACCGGCGATGTGCTGGTACGCCATGGGGAACGCCTCACCGCCGCACGGATCGCACTCGCGGCAACCGCCGGGCACGGCACGCTGGCGGTCAACCGGCCGATCCGTGTCGCCATCGCCGCCACCGGCGACGAACTTGTCCCGCCCGGGGGCCAGATTACCGGCGCGGATCTGCCCGAAGGTAATGGTGCGATGCTCGTCGCATTGCTCGCCGACCTGCCGGTCGAGACGATCGACCTCGGCATCCTGCCCGACCGGCTCGATGTAATGACCGCAGCGTTCGGCCAGGTCGATGCGGATATTCTGGTCACCACCGGCGGTGCCTCGGTCGGCGATCATGATCTGGTCCGCCCCGCGCTGGAGGCAGCAGGGGGCAGCGTGGATTTCTGGCGGATCGCACTGCGCCCCGGCAAGCCGATGATGGCCGGGCGGATCGGCGAGACCGTGGTGCTCGGCCTGCCCGGCAACCCGGTATCGGCATTCGTCACCGCGATGTTGTTCCTGCGACCGCTGATCGCCGCCATGGCCGGAGCCGCCAACCCATTGCCCGTGACGACGACCGCCACGCTTGGCGAACCTCTCCCCGCGAATGATCATCGCCAGGATTATCTGCGCGCGGAATCCCGCGATGGTCGAGTCTTCGCCTCCACCATCCAGGACTCGTCGATGCTGCTCACGCTTGCGCGCGCGGACTGCCTGATCGTCCGTCCGCCCCATGCGCATGCCGCTGCCGCGGGAGATATGGTCCAAGTGTTGCGCATCGCTTGA
- the lexA gene encoding transcriptional repressor LexA: protein MLTRKQHELICFINDRLAETGVSPSFEEMKEALDLKSKSGVHRLISALEERQFIRRLPNRARALEVLKMPERGDAARKTPVTAPNIRTLPEPANDVIEIPLHGRIAAGVPIEAFEGHSMLAVPAALLGNGEHYALEVSGDSMVEAGILDGDYALIRRADTARDGEIVVALIEESEATLKYFRREGAMVRLDPANRAYDPQRYSPAQVRVQGKLAGLLRRYD, encoded by the coding sequence ATGCTAACGCGCAAACAGCATGAGCTGATCTGCTTCATCAACGACCGCCTTGCCGAAACCGGCGTATCGCCTTCGTTCGAGGAAATGAAGGAGGCGCTCGACCTCAAGTCGAAGTCGGGCGTGCACCGCCTGATCAGTGCGCTCGAGGAACGCCAGTTCATCCGCCGCTTGCCCAATCGCGCCCGCGCGCTTGAAGTGCTGAAGATGCCGGAACGCGGCGACGCCGCGCGCAAGACGCCTGTCACTGCACCCAACATCCGTACCTTGCCCGAGCCCGCCAACGATGTGATCGAAATCCCGCTGCACGGCCGCATCGCCGCCGGCGTGCCGATCGAGGCATTCGAGGGTCATTCGATGCTCGCGGTGCCCGCGGCGCTGCTCGGCAATGGCGAACATTATGCGCTTGAAGTGTCAGGCGATTCGATGGTCGAAGCAGGAATTCTCGACGGCGACTATGCACTCATCCGCCGCGCCGATACCGCGCGCGACGGGGAAATCGTCGTCGCGCTGATCGAGGAGAGCGAAGCGACGCTCAAATATTTCCGCCGCGAGGGCGCAATGGTTCGGCTCGACCCGGCGAACCGTGCCTATGATCCCCAGCGTTATTCCCCCGCCCAAGTCCGCGTTCAGGGTAAGCTCGCCGGCCTGTTGCGCCGCTACGATTGA
- the gltX gene encoding glutamate--tRNA ligase: MTDAAAPGVSAATPVPGQVVTRFAPSPTGFLHIGGARTALFNWLFAKASGGKFLLRIEDTDRARSTQPAIDAILDSMTWLDLNWDGEAIFQFERAPRHAEVAHQLLASGHAYKCYATAEELTALRESQKAAKLPMRYDGRWRDRDESEAPEGAPYVVRIKAPKDGATTIVDQVQGSITVQNAELDDFVLLRSDGTPTYMLAVVVDDHDMGVTHVIRGDDHLNNAFRQLAVIRGMGWPEPIYAHVPMIHGSDGGKLSKRHGAVGVDSYRDELGILPEALNNYLLRLGWGHGDDEIISREQAIEWFTLDGVGKSPSRFDLKKLENLNGHYMRLADDARLADMVAGRLDFEVDDRQRDLLRRSMAALKPRAANLVELTSGTAFLFRTRPLEIDHSAADLLTADGRRILALAHSKLDALDGWDTEKLEDAVRQVADEAGTKLGQVAQPLRAALTGKKTSPGIFEVLDLLGRDESLGRIADQMAS; the protein is encoded by the coding sequence ATTACTGATGCCGCCGCTCCGGGCGTTTCGGCGGCTACCCCGGTGCCCGGGCAGGTCGTGACTCGTTTCGCACCATCGCCGACCGGCTTCCTGCATATTGGCGGCGCGCGCACCGCGCTGTTCAACTGGCTGTTCGCAAAGGCGAGCGGCGGCAAGTTCCTGCTGCGGATCGAGGACACCGACCGCGCGCGCTCGACCCAGCCGGCAATCGACGCAATTCTCGATTCGATGACCTGGCTCGACCTGAATTGGGACGGCGAGGCGATCTTTCAGTTCGAGCGCGCACCGCGCCATGCCGAGGTCGCACATCAACTGCTTGCCTCGGGCCATGCCTATAAATGCTATGCCACGGCCGAGGAGCTGACCGCGCTGCGCGAAAGCCAAAAGGCCGCCAAACTGCCCATGCGCTATGACGGCCGCTGGCGCGACCGGGACGAGAGCGAAGCGCCGGAGGGCGCACCTTATGTGGTGCGGATCAAGGCGCCGAAGGATGGCGCGACGACGATCGTCGACCAGGTACAGGGCTCGATCACCGTGCAGAATGCCGAGCTCGACGACTTTGTCCTGCTCCGGTCGGACGGCACGCCGACCTATATGCTCGCAGTGGTGGTCGACGATCACGACATGGGCGTCACCCATGTCATCCGCGGCGACGATCATCTCAACAATGCCTTCCGCCAGCTCGCGGTGATTCGCGGCATGGGCTGGCCCGAGCCGATCTATGCCCATGTGCCAATGATCCATGGTTCGGACGGTGGTAAATTGTCCAAGCGGCATGGTGCGGTCGGGGTCGATTCCTATCGCGACGAACTCGGCATCCTGCCCGAGGCGCTGAACAACTACCTGCTCCGGCTCGGTTGGGGGCATGGCGATGACGAGATCATCAGCCGCGAACAGGCGATCGAATGGTTTACTCTGGACGGCGTCGGAAAATCACCAAGCCGGTTCGATTTGAAAAAACTTGAGAACCTGAACGGTCATTATATGCGCCTCGCCGACGATGCGCGGCTGGCTGATATGGTGGCCGGACGACTCGACTTCGAAGTCGATGACCGGCAGCGCGATCTTTTGCGTCGCAGCATGGCGGCACTGAAGCCGCGCGCTGCCAATCTCGTCGAGCTGACGAGCGGTACCGCCTTCCTGTTTCGCACCCGTCCCCTTGAAATCGACCATTCCGCGGCCGATCTCTTGACCGCCGACGGGCGCAGAATTCTCGCACTTGCACACAGCAAGCTTGACGCGCTCGACGGCTGGGATACGGAGAAACTCGAAGACGCGGTTCGGCAAGTTGCCGACGAAGCGGGGACGAAGCTGGGTCAGGTCGCGCAACCGTTGCGCGCGGCATTGACGGGCAAGAAGACCTCGCCCGGGATATTCGAAGTGCTCGACCTGCTCGGGCGTGACGAAAGCCTCGGCCGGATCGCCGACCAGATGGCCAGCTGA